From a single Pseudomonas sp. A34-9 genomic region:
- the hutG gene encoding N-formylglutamate deformylase, with protein sequence MDKVLNFKQGRVPLLISMPHAGVRLTPAVEAGLIPDAKSLPDTDWHIPQLYDFAEELGASTLAAEYSRFVIDLNRPSDDKPLYAGATTGLYPATLFDGIPLFKEGLEPSKDERATYLEQIWTPYHRTLQEELARLKAEFGYALLFDAHSIRSIIPHLFDGKLPDFNLGTFNGASCDPQLATQLEAICARHGDYSHVLNGRFKGGHITRHYGHPAQNIHAVQLELGQCTYMEEFEPFRYRADLAEPTQVVLKELLQGYLAWGEKHYGG encoded by the coding sequence GTGGATAAGGTTCTGAACTTCAAACAAGGTCGCGTGCCGTTGTTGATCAGCATGCCGCATGCCGGGGTGCGGTTGACCCCTGCGGTCGAGGCTGGACTGATCCCGGACGCGAAAAGCCTGCCGGACACTGACTGGCATATTCCGCAGCTGTACGACTTCGCTGAAGAGCTGGGCGCCAGCACCTTGGCCGCCGAGTATTCGCGATTCGTCATTGACCTCAATCGGCCGTCCGATGACAAACCGCTGTACGCCGGCGCCACCACCGGGCTCTACCCGGCAACGCTGTTCGATGGCATCCCTTTGTTCAAAGAAGGGCTGGAGCCGTCCAAGGATGAGCGCGCAACTTATCTGGAGCAGATCTGGACGCCGTATCACCGCACCTTGCAGGAAGAGTTGGCGCGGCTGAAGGCAGAATTCGGCTATGCATTGCTGTTCGATGCGCATTCGATCCGCTCGATCATCCCGCACCTGTTCGACGGCAAGTTGCCGGACTTCAACCTCGGCACCTTCAACGGCGCCAGTTGCGATCCACAACTGGCCACGCAACTCGAAGCGATCTGCGCGCGTCACGGCGATTACAGCCATGTGCTCAACGGGCGCTTCAAGGGCGGCCATATCACCCGTCATTACGGCCACCCGGCCCAGAACATCCACGCCGTGCAACTGGAACTCGGCCAGTGCACCTACATGGAAGAGTTTGAGCCGTTCCGCTATCGCGCCGACCTCGCCGAGCCGACGCAAGTGGTGCTCAAAGAATTGCTGCAAGGCTATCTGGCCTGGGGTGAAAAACACTACGGCGGCTGA
- the pip gene encoding prolyl aminopeptidase: MQTLFPQIKPHARHDLAVDDTHTLYVDESGSPEGLPVVFIHGGPGAGCDAQSRRYFDPNLYRIVTFDQRGCGRSTPHASLENNTTWDLVADLERIRKHLGIDKWVLFGGSWGSTLALAYAQTHPERVHGLILRGIFLCRPQEIEWFYQAGASRLFPDYWQDYIAPIPLDERDDLLSAFHKRLTGNDQIAQMHAAKAWSTWEGRTATLRPNPLVVDRFSEPQRALSIARIECHYFTNNAFLEPNQLIRDMGKIAHLPGVIIHGRYDVICPLDNAWELHQAWPNSELQVIRDAGHAASEPGITDALVRAASNMARRLLDLPPEEA; this comes from the coding sequence ATGCAGACTTTGTTTCCGCAGATCAAACCTCACGCCCGGCACGATCTGGCTGTCGATGACACCCATACGCTGTACGTCGACGAAAGCGGTTCACCGGAGGGTTTGCCGGTTGTGTTCATTCATGGCGGCCCCGGCGCCGGTTGCGACGCGCAAAGTCGTCGCTATTTCGATCCGAACCTGTATCGCATTGTCACCTTCGACCAGCGCGGTTGCGGGCGCTCCACGCCGCACGCCAGCCTGGAAAACAACACCACCTGGGATCTGGTCGCCGACCTTGAGCGCATCCGCAAACACCTGGGCATCGACAAATGGGTGCTGTTCGGCGGCTCGTGGGGTTCGACCCTGGCGCTGGCCTACGCGCAAACCCACCCTGAGCGTGTTCACGGTCTGATCCTGCGCGGGATCTTTCTCTGCCGTCCGCAGGAAATCGAGTGGTTCTATCAGGCCGGCGCCAGCCGTCTGTTCCCCGATTACTGGCAGGACTACATCGCACCGATCCCGCTGGACGAGCGCGATGACCTGCTCAGTGCGTTCCACAAACGCCTGACCGGCAACGACCAGATTGCGCAGATGCACGCCGCCAAAGCCTGGTCGACCTGGGAGGGGCGCACCGCGACCCTGCGGCCGAACCCGCTGGTGGTCGATCGCTTCTCCGAGCCGCAGCGCGCGTTGTCGATTGCGCGGATCGAATGCCATTACTTCACCAATAACGCCTTCCTTGAGCCGAACCAGCTGATTCGCGACATGGGCAAGATCGCCCATCTGCCGGGCGTGATCATTCATGGTCGCTACGACGTGATCTGCCCGCTCGATAACGCTTGGGAATTGCATCAGGCCTGGCCGAACAGCGAGCTGCAGGTAATTCGCGATGCTGGCCATGCTGCTTCCGAGCCGGGCATCACCGATGCACTGGTGCGCGCAGCGAGCAACATGGCCCGGCGCCTGCTCGATCTGCCGCCCGAAGAAGCATGA
- the hutI gene encoding imidazolonepropionase encodes MKTLWQHCHVATMAQGVYSIIEDAAIVTSGALIEWIGPRNQLPSGEYPAVNDLQGAWVTPGLIDCHTHTVFGGNRSGEFEKRLQGVSYAEIAASGGGIASTVRATREATEDELFASAAKRLKSLMRDGVTTVEMKSGYGLDLTNERKILRVIRRLAKELPISVRSTCLAAHALPPEYKDRADDYIHLICTEMLPALAAEGLVDAVDAFCEYLAFSPEQVERVFIAAQELGLPVKLHAEQLSSLHGSSLAARYKALSADHLEFMDEADAIAMAESDTVAVLLPGAFYFLRETQLPPMDALRKHKVKIAIASDLNPGTSPALSLRLMLNMACTCFRMTPEEALAGATIHAAQALGMAATHGSLEVGKVADFVAWHIDRPADLAYWLGGDLDKRVVRHGVESNL; translated from the coding sequence GTGAAAACCCTCTGGCAACACTGCCACGTCGCAACCATGGCGCAGGGCGTCTACTCGATCATCGAAGACGCGGCCATCGTGACGTCCGGTGCGCTCATCGAGTGGATCGGCCCGCGCAATCAATTGCCCTCCGGCGAATACCCGGCGGTCAATGACCTGCAAGGCGCCTGGGTCACTCCCGGCCTGATCGATTGCCACACCCACACGGTGTTCGGCGGCAACCGCAGTGGCGAGTTTGAAAAACGCCTGCAAGGCGTCAGCTATGCAGAGATTGCGGCATCCGGTGGCGGCATCGCTAGCACCGTACGTGCCACTCGCGAGGCCACTGAAGACGAGCTGTTCGCCAGTGCCGCCAAACGCCTGAAAAGCCTGATGCGCGACGGCGTAACCACGGTCGAAATGAAGTCCGGTTACGGCCTCGATCTGACCAATGAACGCAAAATCCTCCGGGTCATCCGCCGTTTGGCCAAAGAACTGCCGATCAGCGTGCGCAGCACCTGTCTGGCCGCCCATGCGTTGCCGCCGGAATACAAGGATCGCGCCGACGATTACATCCATCTGATCTGCACAGAGATGCTTCCCGCGCTGGCTGCCGAAGGGCTGGTCGACGCCGTGGATGCGTTCTGCGAATACCTGGCGTTCTCGCCAGAGCAAGTCGAGCGCGTATTTATCGCCGCGCAAGAACTCGGTCTGCCGGTGAAGCTACACGCTGAACAACTGTCGTCGCTGCACGGCTCCAGCCTCGCTGCGCGCTACAAGGCGTTGTCCGCCGACCACCTGGAATTCATGGACGAGGCCGACGCCATCGCCATGGCCGAGTCCGACACCGTCGCGGTGCTGCTGCCGGGTGCGTTCTACTTCCTGCGTGAGACCCAGTTGCCGCCGATGGATGCCCTGCGCAAGCACAAGGTGAAAATCGCCATCGCCAGCGACCTCAACCCCGGCACCTCGCCGGCGCTGTCGTTGCGCCTGATGCTGAACATGGCCTGCACCTGCTTCCGCATGACCCCGGAAGAAGCTCTGGCCGGCGCGACCATTCACGCTGCACAAGCGCTGGGCATGGCCGCCACCCACGGTTCGCTGGAAGTCGGCAAGGTCGCGGATTTCGTTGCCTGGCACATTGATCGTCCGGCGGATCTGGCCTATTGGCTGGGTGGTGATCTGGACAAACGCGTCGTGCGTCACGGCGTCGAATCAAATCTGTAG
- the dtd gene encoding D-aminoacyl-tRNA deacylase: MKGLLQRVRGARVEVAGEVVGAVDHGLLVLVAVEPDDSRTSADKLLHKLLNYRVFSDAEGKMNLSLADVGGGLLLVSQFTLAADTKSGLRPSFSTAAPPALGEELFDYLLGKAKQVHGTVASGRFGADMQVHLVNDGPVTFLLQT; encoded by the coding sequence ATGAAGGGGCTTTTACAGCGCGTACGCGGTGCGCGAGTTGAAGTGGCAGGCGAAGTAGTCGGCGCGGTAGATCACGGTTTGTTGGTGCTGGTAGCGGTCGAACCCGACGACTCGCGTACCAGCGCCGACAAACTTCTGCATAAGCTGCTTAACTATCGGGTATTCAGTGACGCGGAGGGCAAGATGAACTTGTCCCTCGCCGATGTTGGCGGTGGGTTGCTGCTGGTCTCTCAGTTCACCCTGGCCGCCGACACCAAGAGCGGGTTGCGCCCAAGCTTTTCCACCGCGGCGCCACCGGCTCTTGGCGAGGAGTTGTTCGACTATCTATTAGGCAAAGCGAAACAGGTGCATGGCACTGTGGCATCAGGTAGATTCGGCGCCGATATGCAGGTGCATTTGGTCAACGATGGCCCGGTTACCTTTTTGTTACAGACCTGA